The DNA segment TCCCTGGACTATATATCACTCACCCGGATGCCCTCCCTGGACTATGAACCACTTACCGGGACGCCCCTCCCTGGACTATGAACCACTCACCCAGACGCCCTCCCACTCACCCGAAAGCCCTCCCTGGACTATGAACCACTAACCCGGACACCCTCCCTGGACTATGAAGCACTCACCCGGACACCCTCCCTGGACTATGAACCACTCACCCGGACGCCTTCCCTGGACTACGAACCGCTCACCCTGACACCCTCCCTGGACTATGAATCACTTCTGTATGCCCTCCCTATACTATGAACCACTCATTCGGAAGCCCTTCCTGAACTATGAATGACTCACCCGAATGCCCTCCTCGACCATAAACTACTCACCTGAAGGCCCTCCCTGGACTATCTATGAATGACTCACACAAACGCCCTTCCTGGACTATGAATGACTCACCCGGACACCCTCCCTGGACTATGAACGACTCACCCGAACACCCTCCCTGGACTATGAACCACACACACAATGCCCTCCCTGACTATGAAACACTCACCCGGACGCCCTCCCTGGACTATGAACCACTCACCAGGACGCCCTCCCTGGACTATGAACCACTCACCCGGATGCCCTCCCTGGACTATGAACCACTCACCGGGACGCCCTCCCTGGACTATGAACCACTCACCGGGATGCCCTCCCTGGACTATGAACCACTCACCGGGACGCCCTCCCTGGACTATATATCACTCACCCGGACTATGAACCACTTACCAGGACGCCCCTCCCTGGACTATGAACCACTCACCCAGACGCCCTCCCACTCACCCGGACGCCCTCCCTGGACTATGAACCACTAACCCGGACACCCTCCCTGGACTATGAAGCACTCACCCAGACACCCTCCCTGGACTATGAACCACTCACCCGGACGCCTTCCCTGGACTACGAACCGCTCACACTGACACCCTCCCTGGACTATGAATCACTTCTGTATGCCCTCCCTATACTATGAACCACTCATTCGGAAGCCCTTCCTGAACTATGAATGACTCACCCGAAAGCCCTCCTCGACCATAAACTACTCACCTGAAAGCCCTCCCTGGACTATCTATGAATGACTCACACAAACGCCCTTCCTGGACTATGAATGACTCACCCGGACTATGAACGACTCACCCGAACACCCTCCCTGGACTATGAACCACACACACAATGCCCTCCCTGACTATGAACCACTCACCTGAACACCATCCCTGAACTATGAACCACTTACCCAGACACCCTCCTTGGACTGAACCACTCACCCAAACACCCTCCCTGGACTATGAACGACTCACCCGAACGCCCTCCCTGGACTATGAATGACTCACCTGGACTATGAACCACTCACCCTAACGCCCTCCCTGGACTATGAACCACTCACCCAAATGCCCTCCCTGGACTATGAACCACTCACCCAAATGCCCTCCCTGGACTCTGAACCACTCACCCTAACACCCTTCCTGGACTATGAACCACTCACGCAAATGCCCTCCCTGGTCTATGAACCACTCACCTGGACGCCTTCCCTGGACTATGAACCACTCACCCGAACGCCCTCCCTGGACTGGTGTTCCTCCAGAGCCCCTATGACCGTGGGCCTGGAGAGCTCGTGGAAGTTGGCTTTCTGCATGACGTCCTCCAGACTCTGTAGCAGCCAAAACTCGTTGTCGAGACGCTCATGGCGACTCCACTGGCGGGTCTGGATCGTGTCCTTGTCTGGGTTGATCGGGTCAAACATTATCTAAAGTGAAACGGTCTTTATATAAACAAAGTGAAActgtcttttatatgtaaacaaagtaaaactgttttaatataaaaaaaataaaactgtcttaatataaacaaagtaacattattttaatacagaaaaattaatattattttaatacagcCAAATTAAAAGTTAATTGTACAACAGTGATGCAATCCACAATTCCTTGActcatattcacaaaaaagtgtaaatttacgtctacgactagcacttacgtctgccgtagatttatgtttacatgcaagaagcaccttattctcaaagatggtcgtaaatgtaaacataaCTTAGTTGgatgtaaatctacgatttaacaccttcaccagagagaaaaaaaaaaacccattagaaacgatggctactgggtaaataacaaatgtgcaaaacgcaattttgtttgtcgtctgctaacaataacatcgtgAACGACGAACCATGGAATTTGGTACTAGTGAAGATCCATGGTTTGGTACGAACTTTAGGacattcttaaaaaggaaaagataactcaggagaaatgtgGTCGAGtggaaaacatccgttcgatcaccaacaaaaatatgttcaatccgtgggtgttcgccatcgcaaactgcttcaattattggaaatgctgccatttcccgcaaataataataaataacggcgatcgtgcttgatttactatatgtacacaacttatgtgcagcgttagttgtaaccagaggcactcttatatttacgtccaactttacgtGTAACTTACGTTtacgttgtttcgtgaatagctcttcagtcgtagatttacgtttatgtgtaaaactaggcttgcgatgttttgtgaatatgggtcctagTAGTCTATTAATTCTGTGGTCAGATCTCATCCACAATTTTTAAACacgttaaatataatttattaacctAAAAAATTAGGAtctgtttaaagaaataaatccACTGCTATGTGGAAGACTCTTCACCTTTAGTTCTTGGAGAATTCCATGGTATTTATTGACAATGGCTGCATCCAGAGCTAAAGCAAAGTCATCAAATATCTTCCTCTCCTTGTCATTGAGAAAATCTTCCTGCTGCATCAGATGTCGGATCACCGACCTTCTTGTAATGGGGATGTAGCGCTCTCTGAAATAGTACAGAACACATGAAACATCAAACTGTATCTAATCATgaacaaaggaaagaaaaaaatgtgtttaacgacaccacatttttaaactacataTGTTTGAATctttttcaacatattttatttcaaaagtaAGTTAATAGATGAAAACagacgaaacctgctgtcatcGTAAAGACTACTCCTAAAGACAGCCCTTGAAATTCTGGTAACCTTGCAACAGCTTTTTACAGCAGCTCTGTTGATTGCTGTCACAACTTTCGAGGgctgtaaaaataaaacagcaacgaatagtttatttattttattttcatagaaaagatagtatatatatatactactcaaaagaatttaagggtcaaaaatttataatcaaataagtttcagagtgtattagattgatgatgtaaactacaccaaaaatttaatttattgttccatatttacaaaaaaccacaaataaacgtcactgtatacaataaagtcacatgacatgctgtcaaagttgaaggttgtcaaacatggattttacacattagaacattcgtttaatagtgtgtgaatccacccctggcgcgaatacactcgacacatcgtagcctcatgctgttgatcagacgtctgaagaactcttggggaatggcctgccactctgccataagaagttgacccagatcatgaaggttggccggaggggcatggttatcccgaactctcctgcctaattcgtcccaggcgtgctctattggggccaagtcaggcgaatatgctggccaatccatcctggcgataccttgttgtctgagaaagtccgttaccaccctggcgcggtggggtctggcattgtcatcctgcataactgccccgccgccaatctgctgaaggcctgggagaaccaacggccggataatctcattcagatagcagattcattcagattgccatccaccacatagaggggggtcctgtggtggatagagatgccgccccacaccttgacgctgccaccaccgaaccggtaacgttgtctaacgttaacgtcagcgaagcgctccccaggacgtctgtagacacgaacccgactgtcgttgaactggagactaaacctggactcatcagtgaacatcactcgaccccactgaacacgttgccaccgcatatgaagtgtgcaccagtgacgtctggccgttctgtaacgtggtaggagtggtggtcgaacagcctggcaacagcagcgtagattattggctctcagacgattgcgtatggtttgatcagacactcgagttccagtcgcagtccgcagattgtcacgtaatcggcgtgcagtggttgtgcgttgacatagagccatattggtgatgtagcggtcctctctatttgtagtgcttcggggtcttcccgaacgtggacgatttcgaacagaattcgttgcttggtaccgctgccacagtcggccaacgacactctcactgacaccaagtctcagagcaacatttctttgcgtattgccatcctgaagccaagcaatagcccttcctcgatcttcgatagtcagttgacgtcgtaccattgtcgaatttggagtgtgcaccgtacacgaatgcaagctccaattataagaaaattcagcattgggaacatggaatacacatgcaaagcgtgcaaatgaagcgctttgtgaaaaagcaagttatgggcacttagcagacctttagctttcgccctaatttatgtgcaaatgtaagcatgttttcgtcattagaactagtcgacagtgtcaatgacagtggattttagtTCATTTacgggttgcttagacccactttcgtcaaaatggaacaataccatgcgtgacattatggtctagctaatataactgacattcagaaaataatgtcgaaaatatcgtctgacccttaaatccttttgagtagtatatatatgtgaGAAAAGTATCTTGAAACCCAAAGATGAAACTGGTCAACATTTTTATATAACTGATATTTCATGTTACAAATTTAAAGGTCACAGTGATGTCAAGCATTAGACTATTCAACAAGAAtggtaaaacattaattttgttctttaaaaaaattaaatagttccTTTGAAAATTTAGACCTATTTTTGGGGACTTCAGAACATTTTGCTATGGTCTCTAAAGAAATTCCTTATTGTCATAAACAAGGTTCGAAATTCACAGGCAGCAAGcagagaaggaaagaaatgttttatttaatgacgcactcaacacattttatttacagttatatggcgtcagacatatggttaaggaccacacatatattaggagaggaaacccgctgtcgccaattcatgggctactcttttcgattagcagcaagggatcttttatatgcaccatcccatagacaggatagtaaataccacagcctttgttataccagttctgtagcactggttgaaacgagcaatagcccaatgggtccactgacggggaacGATCCtgcaccgaccgcgcatcaatgcCATTAAAAATTCACAATATACTTTCTGATAATCAACTCTACAAGCAGCTTTTGCtttccattttatttcaaacaatatttcAGATACATCAAGAATTCTTGACTCTACAAGTCTAATTTTGAGACTAACGTCTAGTACTGCTCAATTTTTAGCATAAATTTGGTTGCAATctaagaaacaaaattaatattgctTCCCACTACCCAAAATGAATTTAGCGCCACAGTTAGTAGGACACATCTGTAGGTGAACTAATTCTACTATTAACCAGACAAATGATTTACTTGTACAAATCCTCCTCCTGTGGGAGTTCCTCCACTGGCTGGATCTGTGTCGTTTTACCAGCAGACGAGTCCGGAGTCATGTCAGGTGTCGTCGACAAGGCTCGTACAGATAACGATAAACTCTGTTTCCGCACGGTGTAGTGCGCGCCACACAGACATTTTATACATTTCTTACTCGTAAACTGAAACAAAGATAAAgtcattttgtttaaccacaccactcgagtacattgatttattaatcaacggccattgtgaaaaaaataagttaaagtttgttttgtttaacaacaccactacagcatattgatttattaattactgaCTACTGGAGgttaaaaatttggtaattttaacttgtcttcggagaaaacctgctacatttttccatttgcagaTAGGGATAGGGAaactctcccacagacaggacagcacataccatggcctttgatataccagtcttggggcactagttggaatgggaaaaccccAAATCAGAAaatggattcactgaggtggttcgatcatacGATGCaatcacctcaggcgagtgctctacagaaacaaagataaaaaaaaaaactatttcagTCAAATAACCTCCTATTTTCATAGCTGTAGGCTATAGGTTACTCAAAATTATCAATGTTGTTCATCCAATATTTCAGAATTGTTGGTAATGGGTAGTCTGTTCACATGACTTGTACCTGAATAATATTTGCACAATGTAATTAATTACTTCTCAACTGCATTGGAATTGTGAATATTCTGAAGTTTGCAACTTTTTATTTCACGATGCGTAATGATTTACCATGTAGCCCAGGCTTCTGaaaattgaatatatatacattggcaTAATACATTTATAGTAATTCAGGTAACCAATTTCATTTCTGCATAACAATGaggtcttaaagggacatacccgattttaaacccgtgaaaattaacacttaagtttagttaatctacaaacatgtaacacatttggataaagttacaattgagtgaaacacgagtctgtgattttgaaatggtgaaataccctctaaaaacagactaaacctcgactccataactgttacatatgtacttctcagacgcatgtacgtttttaaaaatatgataattgataatctaaaaatAAAGTCTacgtaaagtatgatttaagttatcaaaaacggatataatagtcaaaaatatgcgttagtgtttaaaaactagggtatgtccctttaaatataatgcactaataaaaaattagttatgcaaatgttgttttttagtaAATGCTTCCATGGGTGCTCTTGTGGAGATAGAGGACACTCCAAACTATAGTTTGTCCTATTCTCCTAcaaaaatttttgttttgttgttgttgttttgggggttgggggtggggggtggggggggggttggtaaataatttcagtttggtttgaggtaagaagaaaagtagaagtgttttgaaaataacataaaaatactatttttgtgtgcaatttaaaaaacaatcggctcaaaaataaataacttgtagtaaattacatagtataaaaaaggctTTCCGTGGGGCGGACTATAGACAAGAATCAAAATGACAGCTTCTTTGACCTCCGCACCGATGTTTatccaagataaaaaaaaccccaaccaatcAGTCACCTCcatgaacaaaacatttaagtTTTTGAGTAGAGTTAGGTATCAAGTCATTTCACATAGTAAAACACAACTGTCCTTGAAAATAAATAACGAAAAGTAGCCGGCCTAATTATCGAACTGTGAAATAttgcaaataaacatgacattTCTGTATGAAAATAACTTGTTGTCGTATGCCATTAAGTTGACTGCGGCTTGCAAAATACTGGAAAACAATAGTAAACGAACCCTATGCGTCGACAGAGCTCTGCATTGTCCCAAATTATGACTCAAAATACCAAGTCGTCGACAAAGTAAGGAGGCTGCCATTTTATCACTGACCCGGAAGtggaatttttgttttgccCTTTGTAAAATTTTGCGGGAAATTTACAGTTTTGTTATTCTATTAAGAAATACCATATGACTCCAATGTCTGACAATGATGGACCCTGCGGAAGTAGAGTTTTTGGCAGAGAAAGAAATGGTTTCAGTCGTGCCTAATTTTTCACAAGACACAATTTATTTGATTGGTGTAAGTTAATTTGAATGATTATAAATAACCCTTTTCTTGGTTTATCAAGATAAACCTTGTGCTTATCTTGATGAACAGTGTTTTAGTGTTTGTACGCAACCATAAATTAGGAGCtgttttatttggtattttGTGAAcggtttttgtttatatttacgttttgtttttcttggtaataaatactaaataaaatgaTCTGTCAAATAACACTGACCATGAATGGAAGAACTTttgagaaaggaaggaaatgttttatttaatgacacactcagcacattttatttacggttatatggcatcagacatatggttaagggccacagatatatagggaggaaacctgctgtcgccacttcatggactactcttttcgattagcagcaagggatcttttatatacaccatcccacagacaggagtgCTTTACCACgactatgggaaagtgcattctaaaagatcttttgctgagCTAATATTGAATCTATATTTCTGTTCGCCCCAAGTCGTTTCAACTCATTTGGTGTGATTTGCTCTCAACCTTGGGTCATTTCATCCTAAAAtatggttgttattatttatttaaaagaataaaTCTTGAGCTGCTAATAATATCAAGGGACTAGTAAATgactaatatatacatgtgttttattgttattattattttttttatttataatagttCCACAAGCCTGGAACATGGATGTTCCATCTATGCTGTTCCTGTTTGTATAAACATGTTATGTTTAACAcagttattattaaaagtaaaaaaaaaaaaatactgatatAGTATGACTTTGCTAACTGTTCATTAAAATGTAGAAAACCGAAACTTTATCCCTATCAAAACCCAAAACCGCACTCTGATTGGAAGAACATcaatatttgaatttaaaaaaccttGATCACTTTATTAAACATTGTCGGTTTGTCATGATCAGttatctaatttaaaaaaaaaacccttaccttgtttgttttgtcgtgtgggaccggcctcggtggcgtcgtggcaggccatcggtctacaggctggtaggtactgggttcggatcccagtcgaggcatggaatttttaatccagataccgactccaaaccctgagtgagtgctccgcaaggctcaatgggtaggtgtaaaccacttgcaccgaccagtgatccataactggttcaacaaaggccatggtttgtgttatcctgcctgtgggaagcgcaaataaaagatcccttgctgcctgtcgtaaaaagagtagcctatgtggcgacagcgggtttcctctaaaaaaatctgtgtggtccttaaccatatgtctgacgccatataaccgtaaataaaatgtgttgagtgcgtcgttaaataaaacacttctttcttttgtcGTGTGGGTTCAACACttattcatttatatgtacttacatgtttttttaattattattttttttattcagggAGATATTGGTCCATTCAGTCCTGGTTTATCTGTACAAGTTCCACTATGGCTTGCTGTAAACCTTAAACAGCGACAGAAGTGCAGAGTTATTCCCCCTGATTGGATGGATGTTGGTTggtattaatatgtaaattgaAAGAAAAGACAGTTGATTTGTTCTGTACATATGcaatttgtattaattattttgatgtcaCAATTAAAGCTGTCGTCTggatgatataattattttgatatttaagtATTTAGAATAAAttgttggtaggcccattgggctataagTTTGTTATTCCAATGTGGTGTGGTAATAGTCCTGGGCCGCATTTCATAAAGTGATCTGAAGTGCCTAattacctgggccccgttccatgaagcaatcttagcctaagattaccgtaagcgcatagctaccctatgcacttaagttgatcttagggctaagatcgcttcgtggaatggggctcTGGGgactaattcactaaactctcgtaactttgcgatctcgcagtgcaatgctaaaagacttacaaagatgatgctttgttgtctaacagagcctaagagacctttatGACCTGGTTTGTACTACTAGTATacttctgtgggatggtccatattaaagatcccttaaAGATCCTAATGAAAAAGAGTAGTCCTTCGTCTGTGGGTCTGTCTGTTCTACATACATgcacaatgtacatatatagttttctcAACTTTTTGTCTGAAATACGagtcaagatattgagctgatattttacagatcaagtttgagtGTAATGGGGATTTTCTCATTTTTGACAATTATGGCCTTTGAATGTAAGAGATGTTACTACCATCACAtacacagggctcgaacttaagaatttgtctcccatggcaattttttaatgaattgccatgggtgaaacagcccactGATGACAATTTAGACCCTGCCCatggcaaatgtttttaaaaggttattttgttgtatgtagacatttcaaatgtaaaaatgttaaatattggcatattatgtacaccaggtgtatatgatcatagagcttggtgcatgtacagacatttcctttcggtttccaTGCTAATGCTGATccatagcttctgtactctgacttcagtaGACTTGGTTTCAGTTTggagagtttccttactaggattctgagcctctccagcccagtttttatgttggagtttgcttctcctagacagttgtctttcttgactcgCGTCCTCTGTCCGTctggtccatattagtctagtctctatcctttgaccagtccagctttgaggagctgatgctccagctggcatagctctccgagtcattgagacatgcaagctacctcaccacatcaaggaatggaccatgagatagttgggtgaccctaccaggagctgatgctccagctggcatagctctccgagtcattgagacatgcaagctacctcaccacatCAAGGAATGAACCATGAGATAGAGGTGTATACATCTTTGCAATTCTTGAGGAGCTTTACCTCAAATTTTCTTTTCAGTGTGTCAAGATGCATGTATGGATTGAAATGTTTAAACCACCTTTATTATCTGtagttacagatcaggtttcaCTTTCATGGGGTTTTACcccattttgacagttataAGAAATTTTACATTATTATCTTTCCAAAAATGTTACATTCATATATTACATCCCCATGAAAATGTATCGAGCCTGGTAGAGGACATATGTTGCTTTAGCAATTCTCTCCGAATGCTTGTTAAACTATCTATagttgtatttgtgttttgcTAGACGGCAGTGTCATCTTCATTTAGTCTTACAATATGTTATTCAAATCAATACCCTGTTTGTTCTTGTTTGTAGAAAAACTTGAAGAGAAAAAACAGGCGGAAAACGACTCCAAATTTTTCACCGAAATGCCAAGCCGATTCTACATGGAGGTTACACAGTTATTGTTAAAAAGGTAAATGACCgtaaaaaatatgttgagtttTTTTCTTACCTTTAGATTATCAgtgaaaattattataatcagaAGCAAGCAGCACAGTTACTGACCTTCCTTACACACCAATTGTTGAGAtcaccagccccaagttcagccaacAAACGTTTCGCTACTGTTCATgagttatttaatatgtacccgacatggccatttggtttacagtgaagcacataaaccagtctGGCAGAcattctgctcggtctggctgaatgtAGCCCATTTGTTATTatcagggctcgaatttaatgGGGGCCATTTGACAAATTGCCGCAATGCCCTAGTCAAATACCCCAATGCCCTAGTAAGTGATGCATTGCTGTAGTCAAATGCCCAAAGACCCTAGTAAATGTCCCAAGGCCCTAATAAAATGCCCCAAGACCCTAGTAAATGCCCCAAGGCCCTAATAAAATGCCCCAAGACCCTAGTAAATGCCCCAAGGCCCTAATAAAATGCCCCAAGACCCTAGTAAATGCCCCAATGCTCTAGTCAAATGCCCCGATGCCCTAGTCAAGTACCCCGATGCCCTGAAAATTAAACAAGAGTCTCATGGCGAATCTGGGTCTGACTTATTTTGCATACTACTAACTGGTCATCATACTGGAACACGCCTTgtgaaagttgttttatttcGACAACATGAAACCGttcacatttctttattttgaatgggtgttgttgtttggtaTTATGACACTTGTTAAAGT comes from the Gigantopelta aegis isolate Gae_Host chromosome 14, Gae_host_genome, whole genome shotgun sequence genome and includes:
- the LOC121389510 gene encoding DNA replication complex GINS protein PSF2-like, whose translation is MMDPAEVEFLAEKEMVSVVPNFSQDTIYLIGGDIGPFSPGLSVQVPLWLAVNLKQRQKCRVIPPDWMDVEKLEEKKQAENDSKFFTEMPSRFYMEVTQLLLKSATDDIPKADEVRTLIKDIWDLRIAKLRSSIDTFVKSDATHAKLNFLTLMEINTVRPFLTKALGEMHVLRSNLSGGVRSTQD